A single window of Athene noctua chromosome 1, bAthNoc1.hap1.1, whole genome shotgun sequence DNA harbors:
- the LOC141974036 gene encoding neuronal acetylcholine receptor subunit alpha-10-like, with amino-acid sequence MPATRNVITYGCCSEPYPDVTYTLLLRRRASFYIFNLLLPCIMVSFLAPLGFYLPADSGEKVSLGVTVLLALTVFQLLVAESMPPSESVPLIGKYYIATMTMITASTALTIFIMNVHHCGPGARPVPPWARRLILHHMARLCCVYEVGESCKSPRRALGEREDGGDAAGLGESPGRGEVGAEARACPRDRCLCHHDGLLTNVGYIAGCFRRHRAAQRRTGEWKKVAKVMDRFFMWVFFLMVFLMSVLVLGRAA; translated from the exons aTGCCGGCCACGAGGAACGTCATCACCTATGGCTGCTGCTCCGAGCCCTACCCCGACGTCACCTACACCCTGCTCCTCCGCCGCCGTGCCTCCTTCTACATCTTcaacctgctcctgccctgcatcaTGGTCTCCTTCCTGGCGCCGCTCGGCTTCTACCTGCCGGCTGACTCGGGGGAGAAGGTCTCGCTGGGGGTGACGGTGCTGCTGGCCCTCACCGTCTTCCAGCTGCTGGTGGCAGAGAGCATGCCACCCTCGGAGAGCGTCCCGCTCATCG GGAAGTATTACATCGCCACCATGACCATGATCACGGCCTCAACCGCGCTGACCATCTTCATCATGAACGTCCACCACTGTggcccgggggcccggcccgTGCCCCCCTGGGCCAGGCGGCTCATCCTGCACCACATGGCCCGGCTCTGCTGCGTCTACGAGGTGGGCGAGAGCTGCAAGAGCCCCCGGCGGGCGCTGGGCGAGCgggaggatggaggggacgctgcagggctgggggagagccccGGCCGGGGGGAAGTGGGTGCTGAGGCCAGAGCCTGTCCCCGAGACCGCTGCCTGTGCCACCACGATGGGCTGCTGACGAACGTTGGCTACATCGCCGGCTGCTTCCGACGCCACCGAGCTGCACAGCGCCGCACCGGCGAGTGGAAGAAGGTGGCCAAGGTGATGGACCGCTTCTTCATGTGGGTCTTCTTCCTCATGGTCTTCCTCATGAGCGTGCTGGTGCTGGGCCGAGCTGCCTGA
- the LOC141974046 gene encoding uncharacterized protein LOC141974046, producing the protein MRKKGKKCRRREKARVEKQRAERSQRRASRKRRTRHRRPEQTPSRSRTTSQAKHGRRTKPAPTRKTRARAKAPGAEHLWELPELLSLGPPLSRGSLSPERFIDVKTPWGVWKLPELRSVSRPSSLGSVSPESFCDVQTPWGVWKLPKLRSLSPLSPSSPSSTENLPEQKPLGYAQTTADDPGLVARVGRAGTLPRVPYKPPTVMEVEAKLRQPGHKIWLYGERVEVPGGLIDTDRAADGDKIRKNEARGRRAGLWGCLRASWQWLCKFCCCCCCCFPKPPR; encoded by the exons atgaggaaaaaggggaaaaaatgcagaaggagagagaaagcccgggtggagaaacagagagctgagcGGTCCCAGCGCCGAGCATCCCGCAAACGGCGGACACGCCACCGCAGGCCTGAGCAAACGCCGTCCCGTTCCCGGACGACTTCTCAAGCCAAGCACGGAAGAAGGACGAAGCCCGCCCCGACCCGGAAGACGCG ggccagggcgaaggcgccgggaGCAGAGCACCTGTGGGAGCTACCAGAACTATTGTCCTTGGGTCCGCCCTTGTCAAGAGGCTCCCTTTCCCCAGAAAGATTTATCGATGTCAaaaccccgtggggcgtgtggaagctgcccgAGCTACGCTCGGTGAGTCGCCCCTCGTCATTAGGCTCCgtttctccagaaagtttttgtgatgtccaaaccccgtggggcgtgtggaagctgcccaaGCTACGCTCTCTGAGCCCTCTctcgcccagcagccccagttccACGGAAAACCTCCCGGAGCAAAAGCCCTTGGGATACGCTCAGACCACCGCGGATGATCCGGGGCTGGTTGCAAGGGTGGGAcgggctgggaccctccccagggtaccctacaagccccccaccgtcatggaggtggaggcaaagctgcggcagccgggacacaaaatctggctctatggggagagagtggaggtgccggggggccTCATTGACACAGACAGGGCTGCAGACGGCGACAAGATCCGGAAGAACGAGGCACGGGGCAGGAGAgccgggctctgggggtgtctcagggcctcatggcagtggctctgcaagttctgctgctgctgctgctgctgcttccccaagccCCCGAGGTGA